Proteins encoded together in one Amphritea japonica ATCC BAA-1530 window:
- a CDS encoding NYN domain-containing protein, with protein MNRIAVFVDVQNIYYTTRQAYGQQFNYRKLWQKISAEGEIIIANAYAIHRGDDSQLKFQNALKHIGFNIKLKPYIQRSDGSAKGDWDVGIAIDVMDTAPEVDTIILLSGDGDFDLLLERVKRKYGVKAQVYGVPALTANSLISSATEFFPIREELLL; from the coding sequence GTGAACCGAATTGCAGTCTTTGTTGACGTACAGAATATCTACTACACCACCCGTCAGGCGTATGGCCAACAGTTTAACTATCGCAAACTCTGGCAGAAAATCAGCGCTGAAGGTGAAATTATCATCGCTAATGCCTACGCTATTCACCGGGGTGACGACAGTCAGCTAAAATTTCAGAACGCCCTGAAACATATCGGTTTTAACATAAAATTAAAGCCTTATATTCAGCGCAGTGATGGCTCGGCAAAGGGTGACTGGGATGTGGGCATCGCCATCGACGTGATGGACACGGCCCCGGAAGTAGACACTATTATTCTTCTCTCAGGTGATGGAGATTTTGATCTGCTGCTAGAGCGGGTCAAACGGAAGTACGGCGTAAAAGCTCAGGTATACGGAGTGCCTGCACTGACAGCTAATTCGCTGATCAGCTCGGCGACCGAATTTTTCCCCATCAGAGAAGAACTGCTTCTTTAA
- a CDS encoding LysR family transcriptional regulator, whose translation MSRRENLLPRQLGDAHIRLLRIYKAVVESGGFSAAEVELNISRPAISLAISELESLLNMRLCNRGRAGFALTEQGEEVYDATLQLLGGLENFRARINAINTELKGELNIGITDNMVTVPQMRTTRALAALKERGPEVAINIRMIPPKDIESGVLDGQLLVGIVAEQRTLPGLNYLPLYDEQSLLYCSNEHPLFETDNDHLSDSKLADYDAVLPAYPQSAEIKQQQAILKASASSTDREGIAFLVLSGSYIGFLPTHYAEQWVKAGRLKAIQPDTRSFTTHFTAITRKGARNNLIRDAFIEELEGSH comes from the coding sequence ATGTCCCGGCGAGAAAACTTGTTGCCACGCCAACTTGGCGATGCCCATATCCGGCTATTACGTATTTACAAAGCGGTGGTCGAAAGCGGCGGTTTTTCGGCGGCTGAAGTGGAACTGAATATAAGTCGGCCTGCTATCAGTTTAGCCATATCTGAGCTCGAAAGCCTACTCAATATGCGCCTCTGTAATCGCGGCCGGGCCGGCTTTGCTTTAACTGAGCAAGGTGAAGAGGTGTACGATGCGACATTGCAATTACTGGGCGGGCTGGAAAACTTTCGCGCACGTATCAATGCAATCAATACTGAACTCAAAGGTGAGTTAAATATTGGCATTACCGACAACATGGTCACCGTGCCACAGATGCGTACCACCCGGGCACTTGCCGCGTTGAAAGAGCGCGGGCCTGAGGTCGCTATTAACATCCGTATGATTCCACCAAAAGATATTGAGTCCGGCGTGTTAGATGGGCAGCTACTGGTCGGTATTGTGGCAGAGCAACGCACCCTGCCCGGCCTCAATTACCTGCCTCTGTATGATGAGCAATCGCTACTCTACTGCAGTAACGAACACCCACTGTTTGAAACTGATAACGATCATTTAAGCGATAGCAAACTGGCTGACTATGATGCAGTGCTACCCGCTTACCCTCAGTCAGCTGAGATAAAACAGCAGCAAGCGATACTGAAAGCCAGCGCCAGCTCAACCGATCGGGAAGGTATCGCCTTCCTGGTTCTCAGCGGTAGTTACATCGGCTTTCTACCGACCCATTATGCTGAACAATGGGTCAAAGCTGGGCGACTCAAAGCGATTCAGCCAGACACGCGGAGCTTTACCACTCACTTCACCGCTATCACCCGAAAGGGAGCGCGCAACAATCTGATTCGTGACGCCTTTATAGAAGAATTAGAAGGCAGTCACTAG
- a CDS encoding cold-shock protein yields MSTVTGTVKWFNADKGFGFIEQENGPDVFAHFSAIQSNGFKTLEEGQQVQFTVTQGQRGPQAENITAI; encoded by the coding sequence ATGTCTACTGTAACCGGTACTGTTAAATGGTTTAACGCTGATAAAGGCTTCGGTTTTATTGAGCAGGAAAATGGCCCTGACGTATTCGCACACTTCAGTGCAATCCAGAGCAACGGCTTCAAGACTCTTGAAGAAGGCCAGCAGGTACAGTTCACTGTAACTCAAGGTCAGCGCGGTCCACAAGCAGAGAACATCACTGCTATCTAA
- a CDS encoding cysteine-rich CWC family protein, which produces MILNTTPNTIDPNLCPICQQDNRCGNIASCGADESCWCSEITFPEGVLNQVPDEAKGMACICKSCASNPVHQKN; this is translated from the coding sequence TTGATTTTGAATACTACTCCGAACACTATTGATCCCAATCTCTGTCCTATCTGCCAGCAAGATAATCGATGTGGAAATATCGCCTCCTGTGGTGCTGATGAAAGCTGTTGGTGCAGCGAAATAACTTTTCCTGAGGGTGTGTTAAATCAGGTACCTGACGAAGCGAAAGGCATGGCCTGTATATGCAAGTCTTGCGCTTCAAACCCTGTACATCAAAAGAATTAA
- a CDS encoding glutathione S-transferase C-terminal domain-containing protein yields the protein MSKELKLTIPAPNKSTRLHLYVASACPFCHRVIAALELTGLSGNVGYTWMENVKEVEGWAIDPDAEPAFNESYLASVYERLDPKAIYRPSVPLLVDLSTKSILSTSSSEMTHYFSSGMDGAHELSVDLYPTDLSDEIDKLNEWLHESINRAVYLAGFSRDQADYESKVKAVFSALDEMESRLSKQTYLFGKTITESDLYLFATLVRFDEIYFPLFKCSYRLIKDYSALSAYLNKLLSIPELRDTVNLRSFKEHYYKSVMHVGDNPLSLNPMGTVPVGMFKE from the coding sequence ATGAGTAAAGAGCTAAAGCTAACAATACCAGCCCCAAATAAAAGCACCCGTTTGCATCTGTACGTGGCATCCGCTTGTCCTTTTTGTCACCGCGTGATTGCTGCTCTTGAATTAACCGGGCTATCCGGCAACGTTGGTTATACCTGGATGGAGAACGTAAAAGAGGTTGAAGGCTGGGCAATAGACCCCGATGCTGAGCCAGCGTTTAATGAAAGTTACTTAGCTTCAGTTTATGAGCGCTTAGACCCAAAAGCGATATATCGTCCTTCCGTACCATTGCTCGTTGATTTATCAACGAAATCGATTCTGTCGACTAGCTCTTCCGAGATGACTCATTATTTTTCCAGTGGAATGGATGGGGCTCATGAGCTATCAGTAGATTTATATCCAACTGACCTGTCTGATGAAATTGATAAGCTCAACGAATGGCTTCATGAGAGTATTAATCGAGCCGTTTACTTAGCCGGCTTTTCCAGAGATCAGGCTGATTACGAGTCAAAAGTGAAGGCTGTATTTAGCGCTTTAGATGAAATGGAAAGCCGCTTAAGCAAACAGACCTATTTGTTTGGTAAAACAATAACTGAGAGTGATCTCTACCTTTTTGCAACATTAGTGCGTTTTGATGAAATATATTTTCCTTTATTTAAATGTTCTTACCGTCTTATAAAGGACTATTCAGCTTTGTCAGCATACCTAAACAAATTGCTTTCAATTCCTGAACTCAGGGATACGGTAAATCTGAGAAGTTTTAAGGAGCACTATTATAAGAGTGTTATGCACGTTGGAGATAACCCCCTGAGCCTTAATCCGATGGGAACTGTTCCTGTTGGTATGTTCAAAGAATAA
- a CDS encoding aspartate aminotransferase family protein: MTDTTKRCGLSQAQLDAHWMPFTANRSFKQDPRLIVSAEGNYYTDAEGRKIFDGLSGLWTCGAGHSRPEITEAVSRQLKELDYSPAFQFGHPKSFELAHRISELMPEGMNRVFFTGSGSESVETALKIARAYWRKKGLASKTRFIGRAKGYHGVNWGGISVGGIGANRAAYGQGIDAAHLPHTMLPENLFTQGMPETGAHLAEELEQQIALHDASNIAAVIVEPLAGSAGVIPPPKGYLKRLREICDKHNILLIFDEVITAFGRMGSNTGAEEFGVTPDMMTVAKQLTNGVVPMGALIAKQEIYDTFMAEAGPDYMLELPHGYTYSAHPVACAAALASLDILAQDNLIERVNTVSPHFQEMVHSLKGTQYVADIRNYGLAAGITIESAPGEPALRPYQIAMKCWEKGFYVRYGGDTIQLGLPFTTELGEIDSLINALGESISELD, encoded by the coding sequence ATGACTGATACCACCAAACGTTGCGGCCTGAGTCAGGCGCAACTAGATGCACACTGGATGCCGTTTACGGCGAACCGCAGTTTTAAGCAGGACCCTCGTCTGATCGTGTCAGCTGAAGGGAATTACTACACTGATGCTGAGGGCCGTAAGATCTTTGATGGTCTGTCAGGTCTGTGGACTTGTGGTGCCGGTCATAGCCGCCCGGAAATTACCGAGGCTGTCAGCAGGCAGTTGAAGGAGCTTGATTACTCTCCGGCGTTTCAGTTTGGCCACCCCAAATCATTTGAACTGGCACATCGTATTTCTGAGCTAATGCCCGAAGGTATGAATCGAGTATTTTTTACCGGTTCGGGTTCTGAATCGGTTGAGACGGCTCTGAAAATTGCCCGCGCTTACTGGCGCAAAAAAGGGCTGGCTAGCAAGACTCGTTTTATTGGCCGGGCTAAAGGCTACCACGGTGTTAACTGGGGAGGTATCAGTGTTGGCGGTATCGGTGCTAACCGGGCAGCTTATGGCCAGGGCATTGACGCGGCTCATTTGCCTCATACGATGTTGCCAGAAAATCTGTTTACCCAGGGGATGCCGGAAACCGGTGCCCATCTGGCAGAAGAGTTGGAGCAACAAATTGCTCTGCATGATGCCTCAAACATCGCGGCAGTAATTGTTGAGCCACTGGCGGGTTCTGCCGGTGTGATTCCACCCCCGAAGGGCTACCTGAAGCGACTGCGTGAAATCTGTGATAAGCATAATATTCTCTTAATCTTTGACGAGGTTATTACGGCTTTTGGCCGCATGGGCTCAAATACCGGAGCGGAAGAGTTTGGTGTGACGCCGGATATGATGACGGTCGCCAAGCAGCTGACTAATGGTGTGGTGCCGATGGGTGCGCTGATTGCCAAACAGGAAATCTACGATACTTTTATGGCTGAAGCTGGCCCTGACTATATGTTGGAGCTACCCCATGGCTACACCTATTCTGCACATCCGGTGGCCTGTGCTGCGGCTTTGGCATCGCTGGATATTTTGGCTCAGGACAATCTGATCGAGCGTGTGAATACAGTTTCACCCCACTTCCAGGAGATGGTTCATAGTCTCAAAGGTACGCAGTATGTTGCGGATATTCGCAACTATGGTCTGGCTGCCGGTATTACTATCGAATCGGCACCGGGTGAGCCCGCATTGCGTCCTTATCAGATTGCCATGAAGTGCTGGGAGAAAGGCTTTTATGTTCGCTACGGCGGAGACACTATTCAACTGGGTCTGCCGTTTACGACAGAACTGGGAGAGATTGATAGCCTGATTAATGCCTTGGGTGAATCTATCTCCGAATTGGATTAA
- a CDS encoding glutamine amidotransferase-related protein, translating to MMKIGILATGITPDELLKQYGTYADMFVELFAQVEQDFTYEVFDVRDGVFPGSPKQCEGWVITGSKFNVDENRDWMLKLKQLILEIDETGRPLLGICFGHQIIAEAFGGKVEAYEGGWGVGLHSYRLIGNNSFISGNEDHFSISAMHRYQVTEKPEAARVFAESDFCKYAGLQYGDNILTFQAHPEFNLGYETDLVSLRKGSVIPDEVADAGLEMLCADAAATDSVKVAGWMSRFMSGNLVKN from the coding sequence ATGATGAAAATTGGTATTTTGGCGACCGGTATTACCCCGGATGAACTGCTGAAGCAGTATGGCACCTATGCTGATATGTTTGTTGAGTTGTTTGCTCAGGTAGAGCAGGATTTCACCTATGAAGTGTTTGATGTTCGTGATGGTGTCTTTCCAGGCTCGCCTAAACAGTGTGAAGGCTGGGTGATTACCGGATCAAAGTTTAATGTCGATGAAAACCGGGATTGGATGCTTAAACTGAAGCAGTTGATTCTAGAAATTGATGAGACTGGCCGTCCTTTACTGGGCATCTGTTTTGGTCACCAGATAATTGCCGAAGCCTTTGGTGGAAAGGTTGAAGCTTATGAAGGTGGTTGGGGTGTTGGTCTGCATAGTTACAGGTTAATCGGTAATAACAGTTTTATCAGCGGTAATGAAGATCATTTTTCCATCAGTGCAATGCATCGTTATCAGGTGACTGAAAAACCTGAAGCGGCCAGAGTATTTGCTGAATCGGATTTTTGTAAATATGCAGGGCTCCAGTATGGCGATAATATTTTAACTTTTCAGGCGCACCCTGAATTTAACCTGGGCTATGAAACTGATCTGGTCTCGCTAAGAAAGGGCTCCGTTATTCCTGATGAGGTTGCTGACGCTGGTTTGGAGATGCTCTGTGCTGATGCTGCTGCCACCGATTCAGTCAAAGTGGCGGGCTGGATGAGCAGATTTATGAGCGGAAATTTGGTAAAAAATTAA
- a CDS encoding sensor domain-containing diguanylate cyclase: MKQTYKRKPPFILISSVLLIIAFTAISLTNYYVANRSLNQHIETNTLPLTSDNIYSEVQRDLLQPILVSSLMAQDTFVHDWIDAGERQPAQMSRYLKSIQDRYNAITAFFVSEQTSNYYHSTGIIKQVSSSDSADNWYFATRSLDDEFNINLDQDTVDTTTTNLFVNHKVKDHQDRFLGIIGVGLASKTIKGLIEDYQLRYGRQVYFINRQGQVALQGSKYTGAEDIHQAEGLKDIATQILTTQSGSFNYTDNDQQYLIKSRFIPELDWYLIVEHRQQSEALITTTLWVNLSISLLVTLIVLLLLYYTLGGYQRRLEFMANTDPLTGTASRYAFESTFAQILSFAQREQHPVSTMLVDIDHFKKVNDNHGHLAGDKVLTEVANILSDNLRQSDMLCRWGGDEFLIVLPHCTQVAAREIAEKMRLQIETLLPALDNLNLSITASFGIAEYSNDESSASLFSRTDAALYRAKAKFRNQVECTVNAPAETI, encoded by the coding sequence ATGAAACAGACTTATAAGCGTAAGCCTCCCTTCATTCTGATCAGTAGTGTTTTATTGATCATCGCTTTTACCGCAATCAGCCTGACCAACTACTATGTGGCAAATCGCTCTCTGAACCAGCACATTGAGACGAATACACTCCCCCTGACCAGTGACAATATCTATTCAGAAGTGCAGCGCGACTTGTTACAGCCAATTCTGGTGTCTTCTCTTATGGCGCAGGATACTTTCGTTCATGACTGGATTGATGCCGGAGAACGACAACCTGCACAGATGTCCCGTTACCTCAAATCTATTCAGGATCGCTATAATGCGATCACCGCATTTTTTGTTTCCGAGCAAACATCAAACTATTACCACAGCACCGGTATCATTAAACAAGTTTCCTCTTCCGATTCTGCTGACAATTGGTACTTTGCTACCCGGTCACTCGACGATGAATTTAATATCAACCTGGATCAGGATACGGTTGATACCACGACGACAAACCTGTTCGTCAATCATAAAGTGAAAGACCATCAAGATCGGTTTCTGGGTATTATCGGTGTCGGGCTGGCATCAAAAACGATTAAGGGGTTAATTGAAGATTATCAACTGAGATATGGCCGTCAGGTTTACTTTATTAACCGGCAGGGACAAGTAGCCTTGCAGGGAAGTAAATATACCGGTGCCGAAGATATTCATCAGGCCGAAGGGCTGAAAGATATTGCCACACAAATTCTCACGACGCAGAGCGGGTCATTTAACTATACCGACAACGACCAGCAATACCTGATCAAATCCCGTTTTATTCCAGAACTGGACTGGTACCTGATCGTAGAACACAGACAGCAAAGTGAAGCACTTATCACCACAACGCTATGGGTCAACCTGTCGATCAGCCTGTTAGTCACCCTGATCGTATTGCTACTGCTTTACTATACTCTGGGCGGATATCAGCGCCGATTAGAATTTATGGCAAATACTGATCCTCTGACAGGTACCGCCAGCCGTTACGCATTTGAATCCACCTTTGCACAGATACTTAGTTTTGCACAACGGGAGCAACATCCGGTCTCAACTATGCTGGTCGATATCGATCATTTCAAGAAAGTAAATGATAATCACGGCCACCTGGCCGGCGACAAAGTACTCACTGAGGTTGCCAACATCCTTTCAGATAATCTGCGTCAATCTGATATGTTGTGTCGCTGGGGCGGCGATGAGTTTCTGATTGTTCTGCCCCACTGTACTCAGGTAGCCGCCCGTGAGATAGCGGAAAAGATGCGCCTGCAGATTGAGACGTTATTGCCAGCGTTAGACAATTTGAATCTAAGTATTACCGCCAGCTTTGGCATTGCGGAATATTCTAATGATGAATCATCTGCCAGCCTGTTTAGCCGTACTGACGCAGCACTGTATCGTGCCAAAGCTAAATTTCGTAATCAGGTTGAATGTACTGTGAACGCACCCGCTGAAACAATTTGA
- a CDS encoding DUF1127 domain-containing protein — protein sequence MTCAVNNKIEVRGAIERKANVGSVLKCWLRKYRSRQLLATLDRHQLKDIGVTREEALQEIRKPFWR from the coding sequence ATGACATGCGCAGTGAATAATAAAATTGAGGTTAGGGGTGCTATTGAAAGGAAAGCTAATGTAGGTTCCGTTTTGAAGTGCTGGTTAAGAAAATATCGTAGCCGTCAGCTGTTGGCGACGCTGGATCGGCATCAACTAAAGGATATCGGCGTTACCCGGGAAGAAGCGTTGCAAGAGATCCGCAAGCCATTCTGGCGCTAG
- a CDS encoding cold-shock protein, translated as MSTVTGTVKWFNADKGFGFIEQENGPDVFAHFSAIQSNGFKTLEEGQQVQFSVTQGQRGPQAENIVAI; from the coding sequence ATGTCTACTGTAACCGGTACTGTTAAATGGTTTAACGCTGATAAAGGCTTCGGTTTTATTGAGCAGGAAAATGGCCCTGACGTATTCGCACACTTCAGTGCAATCCAGAGCAACGGCTTCAAGACTCTTGAAGAAGGCCAGCAGGTACAGTTCTCTGTAACTCAAGGTCAGCGCGGTCCACAAGCTGAGAACATCGTAGCTATCTAA
- a CDS encoding LysR substrate-binding domain-containing protein, producing MAQLPSLKSLQAFRHAAESKSFKKAAEQLFVSQAAISQQIKALEQQLEVPLFQRLTRKIELTTEGQQLLPYISKAFTSLEQGINQLSDDPDPHRLCLSTLPSFASRWLVPKLGSFQSEAQDLSINISPTLQLDNFDDNSLDLAIRYGMGDYPGLSARLLLKDHVIPVCHPSLINNEGPIEQQLQQLPLLIDDAPDMKSLWPEFEAAISFNQTQQATRLEVSDSNILVEALISGQGLAAVRYSLVYELLERGTLICPYPMYRPTAFNYFLVAPAHHFKRPKVQRFERWLKQEVQEIHRSWERFKQQVLLHPENQD from the coding sequence ATGGCACAGCTTCCTTCACTGAAGTCGCTCCAGGCGTTTCGTCACGCGGCAGAATCCAAAAGTTTCAAAAAAGCAGCCGAGCAACTGTTTGTCAGTCAGGCCGCTATCAGCCAACAGATCAAAGCCCTTGAGCAACAGCTTGAAGTCCCCCTGTTTCAACGCCTGACACGGAAAATAGAGCTCACGACCGAAGGCCAGCAACTACTGCCCTATATCAGCAAAGCCTTTACCAGCCTGGAACAAGGAATCAACCAACTGAGCGATGACCCGGACCCCCACCGACTTTGCCTAAGCACACTTCCTTCGTTTGCCAGTCGCTGGTTGGTACCTAAACTTGGCTCATTTCAGTCTGAAGCCCAGGACCTGAGCATCAATATCTCTCCCACACTTCAGCTGGATAACTTCGACGACAACTCATTGGATTTAGCAATTCGTTACGGCATGGGAGATTACCCAGGGTTAAGCGCACGATTGTTACTCAAAGACCATGTCATACCAGTGTGCCACCCCTCGTTAATAAACAACGAAGGACCGATAGAGCAACAGTTGCAACAACTGCCACTACTGATTGATGACGCTCCCGATATGAAATCGCTCTGGCCTGAATTTGAAGCCGCTATCAGCTTCAACCAAACGCAACAAGCCACACGCCTGGAAGTGAGTGACTCGAACATTCTCGTTGAAGCGCTGATCAGCGGCCAGGGTCTGGCAGCCGTACGTTACAGCCTGGTATATGAGCTCTTAGAACGGGGCACGCTCATCTGCCCCTATCCGATGTACCGTCCCACAGCATTTAACTACTTTCTAGTTGCCCCGGCACATCACTTCAAGCGCCCGAAAGTACAGCGCTTTGAACGCTGGCTTAAACAGGAAGTTCAGGAGATCCACCGCAGCTGGGAGAGATTTAAACAACAGGTACTATTGCACCCTGAAAATCAGGACTAA
- a CDS encoding YdeI/OmpD-associated family protein, translating to MPEPDPLKIMTFATPQALGEWLRANHAVETELWVKIFKKNTGVQSVTWNDVVIEALCWGWIDGVKKSVDEQTYVQRITPRKARSNWSKRNTEHVERLISEGRMMESGLELVRAAKADGRWQQAYVVSEMEVPADFLAALDSQPNVKKFYETLNKSSRYVIAYGLTSAKKPETRQRRFTKYMTMLVHEEKPK from the coding sequence ATGCCTGAACCCGATCCATTGAAAATCATGACATTTGCAACACCGCAAGCTCTCGGCGAGTGGCTCAGGGCGAACCACGCTGTTGAAACTGAGCTGTGGGTGAAGATCTTCAAGAAAAATACCGGGGTTCAGAGCGTCACCTGGAATGATGTCGTGATCGAAGCGCTTTGCTGGGGTTGGATCGATGGGGTTAAGAAGTCAGTGGATGAGCAAACCTATGTTCAACGTATTACTCCCAGGAAAGCACGCAGTAACTGGTCTAAAAGGAATACGGAGCATGTGGAACGGTTGATAAGTGAGGGCCGGATGATGGAATCAGGGCTCGAACTTGTTCGTGCTGCTAAAGCGGATGGCCGTTGGCAGCAAGCTTACGTAGTCAGCGAAATGGAAGTGCCAGCGGACTTTTTAGCGGCATTAGATAGCCAACCGAATGTAAAAAAGTTTTATGAAACACTTAATAAATCGAGTCGTTATGTTATCGCCTACGGATTAACAAGTGCAAAGAAACCCGAAACCAGACAAAGACGATTTACAAAATACATGACAATGCTTGTTCATGAGGAAAAGCCCAAATAA
- a CDS encoding type 1 glutamine amidotransferase, whose product MKIGILAAGSNEGELLKRFGSFAQMTQEMFAGSDLSFQCWDVCLGEFPNSYRDCDGWVITGSPASVYEPLEWIDPLEQLIRDISQARQGLVGICFGHQIIAQALGGVVEKVKAGWGLGVDQYRLTAKGMTWFGVESLSLHVIHQDQVVTLPEGAELLAGSEFCPYGALSYRSHILTIQAHPEFSGGYMQALLPAIAPQYITTSEAESGVRSVLSTPANADVIVQKMTQVLSQSV is encoded by the coding sequence ATGAAGATAGGAATACTAGCAGCGGGTAGTAATGAAGGTGAGTTGCTGAAGCGGTTTGGCTCCTTTGCTCAAATGACGCAAGAGATGTTTGCAGGGAGTGATTTAAGTTTCCAATGTTGGGATGTTTGCCTGGGAGAGTTTCCTAATTCATATCGCGACTGTGATGGCTGGGTAATAACAGGTTCTCCTGCAAGTGTTTATGAGCCTTTGGAGTGGATAGATCCCCTCGAACAGTTGATCAGAGATATTAGTCAGGCAAGACAGGGGCTGGTGGGTATCTGTTTCGGGCATCAGATCATCGCGCAGGCGCTGGGAGGTGTAGTCGAAAAAGTCAAAGCGGGTTGGGGGCTGGGCGTCGATCAGTACCGCCTGACGGCAAAGGGAATGACCTGGTTTGGTGTTGAGAGCCTGTCTCTGCACGTTATCCATCAGGATCAGGTTGTTACGCTGCCAGAAGGGGCTGAGCTGTTGGCAGGTTCAGAGTTCTGTCCCTATGGCGCGCTCAGTTATCGTTCTCATATATTAACGATACAGGCCCATCCTGAGTTCTCTGGGGGATACATGCAAGCGTTGTTGCCCGCGATAGCGCCTCAGTATATAACGACATCAGAGGCTGAGTCTGGTGTCCGCTCGGTTCTCAGTACGCCAGCTAATGCCGATGTTATCGTGCAAAAAATGACTCAGGTATTGAGTCAGTCTGTTTAG
- a CDS encoding carboxymuconolactone decarboxylase family protein, producing the protein MLTKHHKELYDTFYEATHENEHLDTRTEVLVGLAAAMGMNCQPCTKYYLHQAKKADVTKGEVSEVIAKVMAVAAGQKKLQVQQVIEEHKIDLSSFK; encoded by the coding sequence ATGCTCACGAAACATCACAAAGAACTTTATGACACCTTCTATGAAGCGACTCATGAAAATGAGCACTTAGACACCAGAACAGAGGTGTTGGTTGGTTTAGCTGCTGCGATGGGAATGAACTGTCAGCCATGTACTAAATACTATCTTCATCAAGCCAAAAAAGCAGATGTGACAAAGGGTGAAGTATCAGAGGTTATTGCAAAAGTAATGGCTGTTGCCGCAGGGCAAAAAAAGCTACAGGTACAGCAAGTTATTGAAGAGCATAAAATTGATTTAAGTTCATTCAAATAA